A genome region from Salvelinus alpinus chromosome 26, SLU_Salpinus.1, whole genome shotgun sequence includes the following:
- the LOC139554625 gene encoding transcription factor 19-like, translating into MLSGVQPCFQLLRIGLSSTDSARDLYTFRPALTHSVFRLGRAAELCDVTLDSTSVSRIHAELHAEREAEGAAEGGWKVQIKDRSSHGTWVNEVRLQPDVQWVLSDGDTLTFGGQSERGSPEFYFLFQKVSVRPLDFDAITIPKAGTFSSDLKNRIRTSLDRKAVANLDLNRATVILNSIGSLSKMTGTPWTFKRCDGNITDTSSTSLPFTSLVPPSTPPPFPPTTSVASSKSLPPSSKSRRKSAHTVLLEDDSSDDPGNHRRVKDGPSGTKRRRLYKSESEGFHAHLPKTDQDVRRQFELKHVPVPKPIANCHTIVANGKLNHVSFNISQRREINPNNQRTGPNVNVSVFRQQNIFSPPSSGRGRQRAHSSPVYSPMVVGGTSYTLGSPSLRICKEDRGRAGQFARFHITSGKRRGRPRKHPPLRPSLPPPSSSSSSSSSSSSSSSSSSSSSEDEVEGVSQGVEPCAAPRCRLPQQDTVQWVQCDDCDAWYHLDCLHCDRKNLLLDPNADFHCGCC; encoded by the exons ATGCTGTCCGGAGTCCAGCCATGTTTCCAGCTGCTGAGAATCGGCTTGTCCTCTACGGATTCAGCCCGGGACCTGTACACGTTCCGGCCTGCGCTGACCCACTCGGTGTTCCGGCTGGGCCGTGCGGCAGAGCTGTGTGATGTCACACTGGACTCAACGTCTGTGTCTCGTATCCATGCCGAGCTGCATGCTGAAAGGGAGGCGGAGGGAGCAGCTGAGGGGGGCTGGAAAGTGCAGATAAAAGACCGGAGCAGCCATG GTACCTGGGTGAATGAGGTCCGGCTGCAGCCAGATGTCCAATGGGTGCTCTCAGATGGTGACACGCTCACCTTCGGCGGCCaatcagagagagggagcccagAGTTCTACTTCCTCTTCCAGAAGGTTAGCGTGCGGCCGTTGGACTTTGACGCCATCACCATCCCAAAGGCCGGCACCTTCTCCTCCGACCTGAAGAACCGAATCAGAACGAGCCTGGACCGCAAGGCGGTGGCCAACTTGGATCTCAACAGGGCGACTGTCATTCTGAATTCCATCGGAAGCCTGAGCAAGATGACTGGGACTCCTTGGACATTTAAGAGGTGTGATGGCAATATCACAGACACAAGCTCCACCTCCTTGCCCTTTACATCCTTGGTCccgccctccacccctcctccctttcCACCCACTACCTCTGTGGCCTCATCCAAGTCACTCCCGCCCTCATCCAAGAGCAGGCGCAAGTCAGCCCACACTGTCCTTCTGGAGGATGACAGCTCGGACGATCCCGGGAACCACCGAAGAGTGAAGGACGGGCCGAGTGGGACGAAGAGAAGGCGCCTCTACAAGTCAGAATCTGAGGGTTTCCATGCTCATTTACCCAAAACAGACCAGGATGTACGACGCCAGTTTGAACTGAAACACGTGCCTGTGCCCAAACCGATCGCAAACTGTCACACCATCGTCGCTAACGGCAAACTCAACCATGTTTCCTTCAACATCAGTCAGAGGCGGGAGATCAACCCAAACAATCAAAGGACTGGCCCAAATGTGAACGTCTCTGTGTTTCGCCAGCAGAATATTTTTTCGCCGCCATCCTCTGGGCGGGGAAGGCAACGGGCTCACAGCTCCCCAGTTTACTCCCCTATGGTGGTGGGAGGAACGAGTTACACCCTAGGGTCTCCATCCTTGAGGATCTGCAAAGAGGATCGAGGACGGGCAGGGCAGTTTGCTAGATTTCACATCACCTCTGG caagCGGCGGGGCAGACCAAGGAAGCACCCTCCTCTGCggccctcccttccccctccttcctcttcgtcttcctcctcctcctcgtcgtcGTCCTCTTCGAGCTCCTCCTCGTCGTCCTCAGAAGACGAAGTGGAGGGAGTGTCCCAGGGGGTGGAGCCGTGTGCCGCGCCTCGCTGCCGCCTGCCCCAGCAGGACACGGTGCAGTGGGTCCAGTGTGACGACTGCGACGCCTGGTACCACCTGGACTGCCTGCACTGCGACCGCAAGAACCTCCTGCTGGACCCCAACGCAGACTTCCACTGTGGCTGCTGCTGA